A single genomic interval of Leptospira dzoumogneensis harbors:
- a CDS encoding DUF1554 domain-containing protein, producing the protein MALRIYGLLVLLSGLFSSACSKPFPGGDEMILLGLLGKTRYLFVTSSTNTGDLGGVAGADLICQSAKTAEVPSLPGSSLEYVALIASSSRVPGGAGWPLFPGTNYYAMNPGETLIFHTDGSGLPVLPMSNATGIPGAGDYWTGISNTGLGYSAGTNCNNWGSSNVIDDANYGSPGSQTETAFDSGVGFGNTCDTPLRLLCVRN; encoded by the coding sequence ATGGCTCTTCGAATTTACGGTTTACTAGTTCTTCTTTCCGGATTATTTAGTTCGGCTTGTTCCAAACCGTTTCCCGGTGGAGATGAAATGATTCTATTGGGACTTCTCGGAAAAACACGTTATTTGTTCGTTACCTCTTCTACCAATACCGGAGATTTAGGCGGAGTTGCAGGTGCGGATCTGATTTGCCAAAGTGCAAAAACTGCGGAGGTTCCTAGTTTGCCTGGTTCTTCTTTGGAATATGTTGCGTTGATCGCTTCTTCTTCCAGAGTTCCGGGAGGGGCAGGTTGGCCCTTATTTCCAGGCACGAATTATTATGCGATGAATCCTGGAGAAACTTTGATTTTTCATACGGATGGTTCCGGGCTTCCTGTTTTGCCGATGAGCAACGCGACTGGAATTCCAGGAGCCGGGGATTATTGGACAGGGATTTCAAATACTGGCTTAGGATACAGCGCGGGAACGAATTGCAATAATTGGGGATCATCCAATGTGATTGATGATGCGAACTACGGCAGCCCAGGGAGTCAGACTGAGACTGCGTTTGATTCAGGGGTCGGATTCGGAAATACCTGCGATACTCCTTTACGTTTGCTCTGCGTTAGAAATTAA
- a CDS encoding response regulator: MNAQPSVCKLYLVDDHAILREGLRLIISGQNDLEIIGENGNAEQALDEIGKLEPDILITDISMPGVSGIDLVKGVKRYYPKVQVIILSRHDNEEYIQKLVDLGINGYVLKDDAGEDLLRAIDAVRRKETYLSPRIATRVLSGIGRKKTGELQEEGPSVFSVLSDRERQILKLISEGNSNEKIGKLLHISPATVKVHRANIMKKLDLHKVADLVVYAIRAGIVES, encoded by the coding sequence ATGAACGCCCAACCCTCCGTTTGCAAACTCTATCTTGTAGACGACCACGCAATCTTAAGAGAAGGTCTTAGACTGATCATTTCCGGACAAAACGATCTGGAGATCATCGGCGAGAACGGGAACGCCGAACAAGCGCTAGACGAGATCGGAAAATTAGAACCTGATATTCTTATCACGGACATTTCCATGCCAGGAGTCAGCGGTATAGACCTAGTCAAGGGAGTAAAAAGATACTATCCTAAGGTGCAAGTCATCATTCTTTCCAGACATGATAACGAAGAATACATCCAGAAACTGGTGGACCTTGGGATCAACGGTTATGTTCTTAAGGACGACGCGGGAGAAGATCTACTCAGAGCAATAGATGCAGTCCGCAGAAAAGAAACTTACTTAAGCCCGAGGATCGCAACCAGAGTTCTTTCAGGGATCGGGCGCAAAAAAACAGGAGAGCTTCAGGAAGAAGGTCCATCCGTATTCTCGGTGCTTTCCGATAGAGAAAGACAGATCTTAAAATTGATCTCCGAGGGGAACTCCAACGAGAAGATAGGAAAACTTCTCCATATCTCTCCTGCAACAGTAAAGGTGCATAGAGCGAATATCATGAAGAAGTTGGACTTACATAAGGTGGCAGACTTGGTAGTCTATGCAATCCGAGCAGGTATCGTAGAGAGTTAA
- a CDS encoding LruC domain-containing protein: protein MTKKILTCFLASLSISFLSCASSSDPNYAWLMSLVAGSTSVEAPSGPTDFGIDINDETAPVDFVFDTTRTITVNVQVIDPVAPVNGSMVQVTVPSAVPGAASNKSVFKAYTNTNGEVTGSFTIDGDTKTVHLSVEAYGKFYEADISIVTVSKVDRRISIGFTATVQQIIDTDGDGVQDFEDVFPNDPSRASSIRVPAEDYYTTSYEDLFPKQGDADFNDYVIRSYFEEDLNKSGEVVRVRGYFTHVAKGAGYNHTLRFGLPGASVASYSLLRYAADGTTLEENLSGTPTSISDLEILGNSSTTISKSNASKTDTVFVKGKTAKLEVILSAPISKLALGPAPYDTFIRVLNTGKDIHAAGKYFDAEGKDIYRDATGFPWVLLVPGNFQWPYEASDIRNSYPTFKTWYESLGTTNTDWFRTPNTSEVFPATP from the coding sequence ATGACAAAAAAAATCCTAACATGCTTTTTGGCCTCTCTCAGTATCTCTTTCTTGTCCTGCGCTTCTTCCAGCGATCCTAACTACGCATGGTTGATGAGTCTAGTAGCAGGATCCACTTCGGTGGAGGCTCCTTCCGGTCCTACTGATTTCGGAATCGATATAAATGACGAGACGGCTCCTGTTGATTTCGTATTCGATACTACCCGCACAATCACAGTAAACGTTCAAGTGATAGATCCTGTCGCTCCCGTGAACGGTTCTATGGTACAAGTTACCGTACCTTCTGCCGTACCTGGCGCCGCTAGTAATAAATCCGTTTTTAAAGCTTATACGAATACAAATGGAGAAGTTACCGGTAGTTTTACGATCGATGGTGACACTAAAACAGTACATCTCTCGGTAGAAGCTTACGGTAAATTTTATGAAGCGGATATTTCCATCGTAACCGTAAGTAAGGTGGATCGCAGGATCTCCATAGGGTTTACTGCGACAGTGCAACAGATCATCGATACGGATGGGGATGGTGTACAGGATTTCGAAGATGTATTCCCGAACGATCCTTCAAGAGCGAGTTCGATCCGAGTCCCTGCAGAAGATTATTACACTACATCCTATGAAGACTTATTTCCTAAACAAGGAGACGCGGACTTCAACGACTATGTGATCCGTTCTTATTTCGAAGAAGATCTGAACAAATCCGGAGAAGTTGTAAGAGTGAGAGGTTACTTCACTCATGTCGCTAAGGGCGCAGGATACAATCACACTCTTCGTTTCGGATTGCCTGGAGCAAGTGTTGCAAGTTATTCACTTCTACGCTACGCAGCAGATGGAACCACATTGGAAGAAAATTTAAGCGGGACTCCTACATCGATCTCCGATCTGGAAATTTTAGGAAATAGCTCTACTACAATTTCCAAATCAAACGCTTCTAAAACGGATACCGTTTTCGTAAAAGGTAAAACCGCAAAACTAGAAGTAATACTTTCCGCTCCGATCTCCAAACTTGCATTGGGACCTGCTCCTTACGATACATTCATAAGAGTACTCAATACAGGTAAGGATATACATGCTGCAGGTAAGTATTTCGATGCGGAAGGTAAGGACATCTATAGAGATGCTACCGGATTCCCTTGGGTGCTTCTTGTGCCTGGAAACTTCCAATGGCCTTACGAAGCTTCAGACATACGTAACTCCTATCCTACTTTCAAAACTTGGTATGAATCTCTTGGGACCACTAATACGGATTGGTTCCGAACTCCGAATACTTCGGAAGTGTTTCCGGCTACGCCCTAA
- a CDS encoding sensor histidine kinase, with the protein MASGLLKRKETKQSGSYSGKEQASKFLSLVEEISPIVALDENNIVRFANASFKKEFRLGFANPAGKNLFNLLKLDSKEEANLRENLHKALKTKLQNQEFKKGKKSYGYSIFRFKDSLGMILKDITENKKLEKKIATLHTQVLASQEEERSRLARELHDGVGQLILAAKLHFQAYQKSEKEHPESFGSGLGLIDRASQELREIYTNLQPSSLKELGLEAALSSLANQIFPIQKIKVKSEFRVPEKIPQEIQNQVFRILQEICANILKHSQANKVELKIFSEKETLIVSAKDNGKGFKEKEARIKSTGYGLENIRRRTEDLNGTLFLETEPNKGTQYVLRIPLKKRSKEKV; encoded by the coding sequence GTGGCTTCAGGACTCCTCAAACGAAAAGAAACCAAACAATCAGGCTCGTATTCCGGCAAGGAGCAGGCCTCTAAATTCCTATCCTTGGTGGAGGAGATCTCCCCTATCGTAGCCTTGGACGAAAATAATATCGTCCGATTTGCAAACGCTTCTTTTAAAAAAGAATTCAGGCTCGGATTTGCAAACCCGGCAGGTAAAAACCTATTCAATCTATTAAAATTAGATTCAAAGGAAGAAGCGAACCTGAGAGAAAATCTTCACAAGGCTCTCAAAACAAAATTACAAAACCAGGAATTCAAAAAAGGAAAGAAGTCTTACGGATATTCTATCTTCAGATTCAAAGACAGCCTGGGTATGATCCTAAAAGATATCACAGAGAATAAAAAGTTAGAGAAGAAGATCGCAACTCTACACACACAAGTACTCGCCTCCCAAGAGGAAGAAAGATCAAGACTCGCAAGAGAACTTCATGATGGAGTGGGACAACTTATACTCGCGGCAAAATTACATTTCCAAGCATACCAAAAATCGGAAAAGGAACATCCTGAATCTTTCGGCTCCGGCCTAGGGCTCATTGATCGAGCCAGCCAAGAACTCCGCGAAATTTACACAAATTTGCAACCTTCTTCCTTAAAAGAACTTGGGCTGGAAGCCGCCTTAAGCTCTCTAGCGAACCAAATTTTTCCGATACAGAAAATTAAAGTAAAATCGGAATTTAGGGTTCCCGAAAAAATTCCTCAGGAAATACAGAACCAAGTTTTCAGAATATTACAGGAAATTTGTGCGAACATTCTGAAACATTCCCAAGCAAATAAAGTGGAGTTAAAGATCTTTTCCGAAAAAGAGACTTTGATAGTTTCTGCAAAAGATAACGGAAAAGGATTTAAAGAAAAAGAAGCCAGAATAAAATCTACCGGATACGGATTGGAAAATATTCGGAGAAGAACCGAGGACCTGAACGGTACTCTTTTTTTAGAAACGGAACCTAATAAAGGTACTCAATATGTGCTTAGGATCCCGTTAAAAAAACGTTCCAAGGAGAAAGTATGA
- a CDS encoding FecR family protein, which translates to MDWRIYKREWQVGIGCFVVLFLSLYLLYFESKSNGGVGKEIMGTVSFRYKTAQRKFPDRMLWEDLDQGMPVYDRDSIRTDEASEAVVFLKSGTRIELDPQSMVVLQLKENRENLDLNEGNILVESGKKVLSVIAGTVGLEAELGSKFQVTKNENGTRVDVERGQVEWSEDGTVKQTLGEKESSLNGSKLNQNWSLVSPEDSHRYFPAELEQTVEFRWEGGEEGILEISPRRDFSVYISKRPSKEPYYKQKFPEGIYYWRINSKDGKKISEVRKFRVLPNFPVELHYPKKDLSQEDRTVAFSWAKQKIASGYKLQISNDPNFGAISETQVFRTNFSLTLDPGTYYWRVQSYTNLPGTETFSEVRKFSISLPVIQVADTKQETSAASETQASSDLSVDFPKNGTLVDMTGKESISFRWKFSAKQKQSEWKFRLFYKRGSGDELIYEKKTKGDRLVFKDLEKLDVGTFRWTIESDADPSLRSEADFKIMLREELEAPETKSSGARP; encoded by the coding sequence ATGGATTGGAGAATTTACAAAAGAGAATGGCAGGTCGGTATAGGCTGCTTCGTTGTACTCTTCTTATCTTTGTATCTTCTGTATTTCGAATCCAAATCGAATGGAGGCGTCGGAAAAGAGATTATGGGAACCGTCTCCTTCCGATACAAGACAGCACAAAGAAAATTTCCGGACAGAATGTTATGGGAAGATTTGGACCAAGGAATGCCTGTATACGATAGGGATTCTATCCGAACGGACGAGGCATCTGAAGCGGTAGTATTTTTAAAATCAGGCACTCGTATAGAATTGGATCCTCAATCCATGGTAGTTCTCCAGCTAAAGGAGAATAGGGAAAATCTGGATCTGAACGAAGGGAATATACTGGTAGAGAGCGGAAAAAAAGTGCTCTCCGTGATCGCAGGAACGGTTGGTCTAGAAGCGGAACTAGGTTCTAAATTCCAAGTTACCAAAAATGAGAACGGCACCAGAGTAGATGTAGAAAGAGGACAGGTGGAATGGTCCGAAGATGGAACCGTTAAACAAACATTAGGTGAAAAAGAAAGTTCCTTAAACGGGAGTAAACTGAATCAAAATTGGAGCCTTGTCAGTCCGGAAGATTCTCATCGATATTTTCCCGCGGAATTAGAGCAGACAGTTGAATTCCGCTGGGAAGGCGGAGAAGAAGGTATATTAGAAATTTCTCCTAGACGGGACTTCTCCGTATATATTTCTAAAAGGCCTTCCAAAGAGCCTTATTATAAACAAAAATTTCCGGAAGGGATCTATTATTGGAGGATCAACTCCAAGGATGGCAAAAAAATATCCGAAGTCAGAAAGTTCAGAGTTCTTCCTAATTTTCCCGTAGAGTTACATTATCCTAAAAAAGATCTGTCTCAAGAAGATAGAACTGTCGCCTTCTCCTGGGCAAAACAAAAGATAGCAAGCGGTTATAAATTACAGATCTCCAACGATCCTAATTTTGGAGCCATATCCGAGACCCAAGTATTCCGCACGAATTTTTCACTCACATTGGATCCAGGCACTTATTATTGGAGAGTGCAGTCTTATACGAATCTTCCCGGAACGGAAACATTCTCCGAAGTTCGTAAATTTTCCATCTCTCTTCCGGTGATCCAAGTTGCGGATACAAAACAAGAGACCTCTGCGGCTTCGGAAACGCAGGCAAGTTCGGATCTTTCCGTAGATTTCCCGAAAAACGGGACTTTGGTGGACATGACAGGTAAAGAAAGTATCTCTTTTCGTTGGAAATTCTCCGCCAAACAGAAACAAAGCGAATGGAAATTTCGTCTTTTCTATAAGAGAGGCTCAGGCGACGAGCTAATCTATGAAAAAAAGACAAAAGGCGACAGATTGGTGTTCAAAGACCTGGAAAAACTGGATGTAGGAACATTCAGGTGGACCATAGAATCGGATGCGGACCCTAGCCTAAGATCGGAAGCGGATTTCAAAATAATGCTTAGGGAAGAATTGGAAGCCCCGGAAACAAAATCCAGCGGCGCCCGCCCTTAA
- a CDS encoding mechanosensitive ion channel family protein has protein sequence MDSVLGSNWLLGAISVISGILLGYLFGGFIVPRLAKTLTKDQLDTKHPLYTALLSLVRFSFFIFGLYTALRFLKLDASSEEKISLYLKVFGILVFTFSFARVGSGAFTLYSSKAEGLLPSASILNNIVRMLIILTGGLVALQTLGISVTPALTALGVGGLAFALGLQETLSNLFAGLGVLLGKKVSVGDYISLETGEEGLVEDINWRTTSLKKRNGSTIIIPNAKMSKTTYTNYSLTNTGLWTELEISIPKEGNLEKLESILGQAANFSLTQIYGKSDYNGSKISFRYVSFGQSNIDLVVHLPLKNIDDSGQIRSIFIKSLHSQFRSEGIDNISAKTVK, from the coding sequence ATGGACTCTGTTTTAGGTTCTAATTGGTTGCTAGGAGCAATTTCGGTTATTTCCGGAATTCTTTTGGGTTATCTTTTTGGCGGGTTCATAGTTCCGAGACTTGCAAAAACTCTTACAAAAGATCAGTTAGATACCAAACATCCTCTTTACACTGCACTTCTCTCCTTAGTTAGATTTTCGTTTTTTATTTTTGGATTATATACTGCTCTTAGATTCTTAAAATTAGATGCTTCCTCTGAAGAAAAAATTTCTCTCTATCTAAAAGTATTCGGGATCTTGGTATTCACATTCTCCTTTGCAAGAGTCGGTTCCGGAGCTTTTACTTTATATTCTTCAAAGGCAGAAGGACTTCTACCCTCCGCATCCATACTAAACAATATAGTTAGAATGCTGATCATACTCACGGGAGGTTTGGTCGCATTACAAACTCTGGGTATCTCAGTTACTCCAGCCTTGACTGCATTGGGAGTCGGTGGTCTTGCATTCGCATTAGGCTTGCAGGAAACTCTTTCCAATCTATTTGCAGGACTTGGAGTTCTATTAGGTAAAAAAGTATCCGTAGGGGATTATATTTCTTTGGAAACCGGAGAAGAAGGTCTGGTAGAAGATATCAATTGGAGAACCACTTCTCTTAAAAAAAGAAACGGAAGTACGATCATCATTCCGAATGCGAAGATGTCCAAGACCACTTATACGAATTATAGCCTTACGAACACAGGACTTTGGACTGAATTAGAGATTAGTATTCCTAAGGAAGGAAATTTAGAGAAGTTGGAATCTATACTTGGTCAGGCCGCAAATTTTTCCTTAACACAGATCTATGGAAAAAGCGATTATAACGGATCCAAAATTTCGTTTCGTTATGTTTCTTTCGGACAATCTAATATCGATTTGGTGGTCCATCTTCCTTTAAAAAACATAGATGACTCTGGGCAAATTAGGTCCATTTTCATAAAATCCTTGCATTCTCAATTTAGATCGGAAGGAATCGATAACATATCCGCGAAGACAGTAAAATAA
- a CDS encoding adenylate/guanylate cyclase domain-containing protein: protein MQEGVGKNRILEVPLTDTMSAYSRQFPEEGGNLSEWMDEIHTRGIQEVVFWGTKSEASGWKNSQVFKDLIKKLQEDKIRLSTMDGAKFRSSPDSARKLDRFLRSHLGSVLVCYSENESDEFVKLMQEILSGKKEGSAKAYTPYSPNITSDKPRREKEEPPKNHGEDFKASRITIRVKLLAIVSAIVVVSMGLVIGLATSLFRNYTVSLIQEYNLSLARLTGLQVGLRIKELSNKSSEFSDKKDIRPSKGSDSKKTSTPAYISGFFSTHPKILAWGKYEQGESALVFNPRFVRDLRKEEDEIRSLWVSIPKEEKEKFFASEFEATRLENISSKFGFPAVLFIEKDRSGKGHGFFLISPQDLWEAARSALQTELFAIWVVDSKGRLVAHTEESETVSAKDYSKNPLVQFLLRSPADNGSQTSIFEGKETLGSFQQLEDGNLAVVSSIEADKAFEAVYKIRRQNFYILISVLSLAFLVVFLFSRTLTVPLINLLSATRQIERGNYKVGIKPVTRDEVGVLTNSFLKMAHGLEEREKIKDTFGKFVNKEIAERALAGDMPLGGVTKDVTVFFSDLRNFTGMSEKLKPSEVVDFLNAYFTEMVECIYLTEGIVDKFIGDAIMAHWGALYTDENDARNAINSALLMRSALFEFNRIGNEIGRPLARFGCGINTGPVVVGQIGSEKKLEFTVIGDAVNLASRIEYLTKEFGTDILVSETSYEKVKDHYKFETLPPVWIRGKEKPQQLYAVLGWLEDPDCPKNLQDLRRICGIPEPDSPSKAIAE, encoded by the coding sequence ATGCAAGAGGGAGTCGGAAAAAATCGAATTTTAGAAGTTCCTCTGACGGACACTATGTCTGCATACTCTAGACAATTTCCGGAAGAAGGCGGAAATCTTTCCGAATGGATGGATGAGATCCATACTAGAGGCATTCAAGAGGTAGTTTTTTGGGGAACGAAATCGGAAGCGAGTGGTTGGAAAAATAGCCAAGTATTCAAGGATCTGATAAAAAAACTCCAAGAGGATAAGATCCGTCTTTCTACGATGGACGGTGCAAAGTTCCGTTCTTCCCCGGACTCTGCGAGAAAATTAGATCGTTTTCTTAGATCTCATTTAGGTTCCGTACTTGTTTGTTATTCCGAGAATGAATCCGATGAATTCGTAAAATTGATGCAGGAGATCCTTTCCGGCAAAAAAGAAGGATCTGCCAAAGCATATACACCATATTCTCCTAATATTACTTCAGATAAACCTAGGAGAGAAAAAGAAGAACCTCCTAAAAATCATGGAGAAGATTTTAAAGCGTCTAGGATCACGATCCGAGTTAAACTTCTCGCGATCGTTTCTGCGATCGTAGTGGTTAGTATGGGACTTGTGATCGGGCTCGCTACAAGCCTTTTCAGGAATTATACGGTATCGCTCATCCAAGAATATAACTTGAGTTTGGCGAGATTGACCGGGCTCCAAGTAGGTCTTAGGATCAAAGAACTTTCCAACAAATCATCCGAGTTTTCGGATAAAAAAGATATTCGCCCTTCTAAAGGTTCCGATTCTAAAAAAACTTCTACTCCCGCTTATATTTCGGGATTTTTTTCCACTCATCCTAAAATTCTTGCCTGGGGAAAATACGAACAGGGAGAATCGGCTCTCGTTTTTAATCCGAGATTCGTCCGAGATCTTAGGAAAGAAGAAGATGAGATCCGCAGTTTATGGGTTTCCATCCCCAAGGAAGAAAAAGAGAAATTTTTCGCTTCCGAATTTGAAGCCACTCGATTGGAAAATATCAGTTCTAAGTTCGGATTCCCCGCCGTACTTTTTATAGAGAAAGATAGATCCGGAAAAGGACATGGATTCTTCTTAATTTCTCCTCAGGATCTTTGGGAAGCAGCCAGGTCCGCCTTACAAACTGAATTATTCGCAATATGGGTTGTAGATTCTAAAGGAAGATTAGTCGCTCATACGGAAGAATCGGAAACGGTTTCCGCAAAAGATTATTCTAAAAATCCATTAGTCCAATTTTTATTAAGAAGTCCCGCAGACAATGGATCCCAAACTTCTATCTTTGAAGGAAAAGAAACATTAGGATCTTTCCAACAATTAGAAGACGGGAACCTTGCAGTGGTATCCTCTATCGAAGCGGATAAAGCTTTCGAAGCGGTGTATAAGATCAGAAGACAGAATTTTTATATTCTGATCTCCGTATTGAGTCTCGCATTCTTAGTGGTATTTCTATTCTCCAGAACATTGACTGTTCCACTCATTAATCTATTAAGCGCCACAAGACAGATCGAAAGAGGAAATTATAAAGTTGGGATCAAACCGGTCACAAGAGACGAGGTCGGAGTTCTAACAAATTCATTTCTAAAGATGGCTCATGGATTAGAAGAAAGAGAAAAGATCAAAGATACTTTCGGAAAATTCGTGAACAAGGAGATCGCGGAGAGAGCACTCGCAGGAGACATGCCTTTAGGCGGGGTCACAAAGGATGTAACGGTATTCTTCTCCGATTTAAGAAACTTTACCGGTATGTCCGAAAAATTAAAACCGAGTGAGGTGGTGGATTTTCTAAACGCGTACTTTACCGAAATGGTGGAATGTATCTATCTCACGGAAGGGATTGTGGATAAGTTCATCGGAGACGCGATCATGGCTCACTGGGGCGCATTGTACACGGATGAGAACGATGCAAGGAACGCGATCAACTCTGCACTTCTGATGAGAAGCGCATTATTCGAATTCAATCGTATCGGGAACGAGATCGGAAGACCTCTCGCAAGATTCGGATGCGGGATCAATACCGGACCGGTGGTAGTAGGTCAGATCGGTTCCGAAAAAAAATTGGAGTTCACTGTGATCGGAGACGCGGTCAATCTCGCTTCTCGTATAGAATATTTAACCAAAGAATTCGGAACGGATATACTTGTTTCGGAAACATCTTATGAAAAAGTAAAAGACCATTACAAATTCGAAACACTTCCGCCTGTTTGGATCCGGGGAAAAGAAAAACCGCAACAACTCTATGCTGTATTGGGTTGGTTAGAAGATCCTGATTGCCCTAAAAATTTACAAGACCTCCGCAGGATTTGCGGAATACCGGAGCCTGATTCTCCTTCCAAGGCTATCGCGGAATAA
- a CDS encoding fibronectin type III domain-containing protein, producing the protein MFLFRGKNFAVVFQFIIIFFSISSGVFAEKKSFVYYIEWKEVKGSRGYVVEVRKTEPPQELFLEKKVSENEIEFSLEAGTYEYRIAALNRFGKPSSYTPWTNFKVEQDRPKAVALAEKEEASKGTKTSKFVWIPGTGYYSKGERWKSYSIWAWFGALAYLGNSEREAGNILASKPLNDPMNIALLSLNAPSSLTLYLWQARENDKKEYEMHQNNQALIGGVAILSVAISLWLENKLPQGDTVQFKVSPDRSGNLNTFANTGFSQSRWDVQYTRSF; encoded by the coding sequence ATGTTCTTGTTCCGCGGAAAAAATTTCGCCGTTGTATTTCAATTTATTATAATATTCTTTTCCATCTCCTCCGGAGTTTTTGCGGAAAAGAAAAGTTTCGTATATTATATAGAATGGAAAGAAGTAAAAGGTAGCCGAGGTTACGTGGTGGAAGTCCGAAAAACGGAACCTCCTCAAGAATTATTTTTAGAGAAAAAAGTCTCCGAGAACGAGATAGAATTCTCCTTAGAAGCGGGAACTTATGAATACAGGATCGCCGCGCTAAACAGATTCGGAAAACCTTCTTCTTATACACCTTGGACAAATTTTAAAGTAGAACAGGACCGTCCAAAAGCGGTTGCCTTGGCGGAAAAAGAAGAGGCGAGTAAAGGAACCAAAACTTCTAAGTTTGTTTGGATCCCTGGAACAGGATATTATTCCAAAGGGGAGCGTTGGAAATCCTACAGTATCTGGGCTTGGTTTGGAGCACTTGCGTATCTAGGAAATTCGGAAAGAGAAGCAGGGAATATTCTCGCCTCAAAACCGTTAAACGATCCGATGAATATCGCTCTATTAAGTTTAAATGCACCTTCTTCATTAACTCTTTATCTTTGGCAGGCAAGAGAGAATGATAAGAAAGAATACGAAATGCACCAAAACAATCAGGCTCTCATAGGTGGAGTGGCGATCCTAAGCGTTGCAATTTCTCTTTGGCTGGAAAATAAACTTCCGCAAGGGGATACTGTTCAGTTCAAGGTGAGTCCTGACAGAAGCGGAAATCTAAATACTTTTGCAAATACCGGATTTTCTCAGAGCAGATGGGATGTCCAATATACAAGGAGCTTCTGA